In Methanonatronarchaeum sp. AMET-Sl, one genomic interval encodes:
- a CDS encoding 2-isopropylmalate synthase — protein sequence MFYNNKEREIRIFDTTLRDGEQTPGVSLSIDEKIKIASQLDSLNVDAIEVGFPSSSKGEMDSAKKIIKENFDSNICGLARAKKTDIDACLEAGVDTIHLFISTSDIQLKHTIKKSKDEVKEIITDQITYLKDHDVNCLFSAMDATRTDIEFLIDVYKKAEQAGADTINVPDTVGIATPHSMGQLIKKISNEISIPIDIHCHNDFGLAVANSLHGVEFGAKQVQVTVNGVGERAGNASLQQVVMGIECLLNLKTNIETEKLYETSKIVERLTGIQILPNTPIIGDNAFSHESGIHAQGVISDSETFEPGIMTPEMVGHKRRIVPGKHVGRHAVRNMLLDAGLKPNEKELNEIVSRVKDLGDKGKKVTDVDLYTIAEVVMNSISKEVIDLQELAVMTGNQMTPTASIKAKIKGKEKRASDIGVGPVDAAINAAQSLIDEFPDISLKTFKVEAITGGSDAIAEIIIEVEDDEGRSVTARSESEDIVMASVDALISGMNQLMIKRKKQK from the coding sequence ATGTTCTACAACAATAAAGAAAGAGAAATAAGAATATTTGACACAACACTACGTGATGGCGAACAAACACCTGGAGTTTCACTCAGCATCGATGAAAAAATAAAGATAGCTAGCCAGTTGGACAGCCTTAACGTAGACGCAATCGAAGTGGGGTTTCCATCCTCATCTAAAGGAGAGATGGATTCAGCTAAAAAAATAATAAAAGAAAACTTCGATTCAAACATATGTGGCCTTGCAAGAGCAAAAAAGACAGACATAGATGCATGTCTGGAAGCCGGAGTCGACACAATACACCTATTCATATCAACCTCAGATATCCAACTAAAACACACAATCAAGAAATCGAAAGATGAAGTAAAAGAAATCATCACCGACCAAATCACATACCTAAAAGACCACGATGTAAACTGCCTATTCTCAGCAATGGATGCAACCAGAACAGACATCGAGTTCTTAATAGACGTTTATAAAAAAGCTGAACAAGCAGGAGCAGACACAATAAACGTCCCCGACACAGTTGGAATAGCAACACCCCACTCAATGGGCCAGTTAATTAAAAAAATTTCCAACGAAATATCAATACCAATAGACATACATTGCCACAACGACTTCGGATTAGCAGTTGCAAACAGCCTACATGGAGTCGAGTTCGGCGCAAAACAAGTTCAAGTTACAGTAAACGGTGTTGGAGAAAGAGCAGGAAACGCATCACTCCAACAAGTAGTCATGGGAATAGAATGCCTACTAAACCTAAAAACAAACATAGAAACAGAGAAACTATATGAAACTTCAAAAATTGTCGAAAGACTAACAGGAATCCAAATACTACCAAACACCCCAATAATAGGAGATAACGCATTCTCACACGAATCAGGAATACATGCCCAAGGAGTAATATCCGACAGCGAAACATTCGAACCAGGAATAATGACACCCGAAATGGTGGGCCACAAACGCCGAATAGTACCCGGTAAACACGTAGGCCGACACGCAGTACGAAACATGTTACTCGACGCAGGACTCAAACCTAACGAAAAAGAACTCAATGAAATAGTCTCTAGAGTAAAAGACCTCGGAGACAAAGGAAAAAAAGTAACAGATGTAGACCTATACACAATCGCCGAAGTCGTAATGAACTCAATATCTAAAGAAGTCATAGACCTACAAGAACTAGCAGTTATGACAGGAAACCAAATGACACCCACAGCATCAATAAAAGCCAAAATCAAAGGAAAAGAAAAAAGAGCATCCGACATAGGCGTAGGACCTGTAGACGCAGCAATAAACGCAGCACAATCACTAATAGATGAATTCCCAGACATAAGCCTAAAAACATTCAAAGTCGAAGCAATCACAGGTGGATCCGACGCAATAGCAGAAATAATAATAGAAGTAGAAGACGACGAAGGAAGATCCGTAACAGCTAGATCTGAAAGCGAAGACATAGTAATGGCAAGCGTCGACGCATTAATCTCAGGCATGAACCAACTAATGATCAAAAGAAAAAAACAAAAATAA
- a CDS encoding carboxypeptidase-like regulatory domain-containing protein, whose product MEIRFKKTKYLILTTALIFLIIVSIAPAQGLLIASNSDNIEPDELTAGIKYQSLNISLDEEIDEAMISITLGDMELYNITEEEIDDSEFSINPEEKNGFIFNETGQYNVTINWNDNTTETKFHVHPPEIEFTINAQSDISIATSGIDREYQINVSVKDFNEAPIENGNLWLISSDEDGLNESFVDEWNSSMDREGFSLDENGDMSFNFTPSEPIEIFWRIGCEETGFNESTVVEEPLLKAEDPYIEVFSPILNETIDKGHGDLSMELPFGSTHELKLLLKQADEDDDQLQNEFKIDFNGPFKECNVSSTTKYDENSSGQVGWLSFTPTGTGLEIIEINLDEDKIGAIDIYKGDYGDLKIDGPDEVAVGEKAVYNVTIYDEPIEGVNVTAGDKTLETDENGEVVFTYNSSGTVYIWAEKEENTSNYYSSWMETEVNYTYVEKNLDVTIETDQGYKVVDREIELKVTHEGEPVENATVIVDGNNKYTDSDGVTTVSFDEAGEHEVIVKNDGYKTENEIIEYGTEKITINVGETPGINLTLILTIIIGASLLLTKLRDVTE is encoded by the coding sequence ATGGAAATTAGATTTAAAAAAACAAAATACTTAATTTTAACAACTGCTTTAATTTTCTTAATTATAGTATCAATTGCTCCAGCACAAGGTTTATTGATTGCCAGCAACTCTGATAACATCGAGCCAGATGAATTAACAGCTGGCATTAAATACCAATCTCTAAACATATCATTAGACGAAGAAATTGATGAAGCAATGATCTCAATAACATTGGGAGATATGGAGCTTTATAACATAACGGAGGAAGAGATAGATGATAGCGAGTTTTCAATTAATCCTGAGGAGAAAAATGGATTTATTTTCAATGAAACTGGCCAATATAATGTAACAATTAATTGGAATGATAACACTACAGAAACCAAGTTCCATGTACATCCTCCAGAGATAGAGTTCACAATCAATGCACAAAGTGATATATCTATAGCTACTTCAGGAATCGACAGAGAATACCAAATTAATGTATCGGTAAAGGATTTCAATGAAGCCCCAATTGAAAATGGAAATCTATGGTTAATCAGTAGTGATGAAGATGGATTGAACGAAAGTTTTGTTGATGAGTGGAATTCTTCAATGGATAGAGAGGGATTTAGTTTAGATGAAAATGGAGATATGTCGTTTAATTTCACTCCATCTGAACCTATAGAGATTTTTTGGAGAATTGGTTGTGAAGAAACAGGTTTCAATGAATCAACGGTTGTTGAAGAACCATTGTTAAAGGCCGAAGACCCTTATATAGAAGTTTTCAGTCCGATACTTAATGAGACAATAGATAAGGGACATGGTGATTTATCGATGGAACTACCTTTCGGTTCCACGCATGAATTGAAGCTATTGTTAAAACAGGCAGACGAAGATGATGATCAACTTCAAAATGAATTTAAAATCGATTTTAATGGCCCTTTTAAGGAATGCAATGTTTCTTCAACAACTAAATATGATGAAAATAGTTCAGGTCAAGTTGGTTGGCTGTCTTTTACACCAACTGGAACAGGGCTGGAAATAATAGAAATCAATCTTGATGAAGATAAAATTGGAGCTATAGATATATATAAAGGCGATTATGGAGATTTAAAGATAGACGGCCCCGATGAGGTAGCTGTAGGTGAAAAAGCGGTTTACAATGTAACCATTTATGATGAACCTATCGAAGGTGTCAATGTTACGGCAGGAGATAAAACTCTTGAAACAGACGAAAATGGAGAGGTAGTGTTTACCTATAACTCATCTGGAACTGTTTATATATGGGCTGAAAAAGAAGAAAATACCAGTAATTACTATAGTTCCTGGATGGAGACTGAAGTCAACTACACATATGTAGAAAAAAATCTAGACGTAACCATTGAAACCGATCAAGGATATAAAGTGGTGGATAGGGAGATAGAACTGAAAGTTACCCACGAAGGAGAACCGGTTGAAAACGCTACAGTAATTGTAGATGGCAATAATAAATACACCGACTCAGATGGAGTAACTACGGTTAGTTTCGATGAAGCCGGAGAACATGAAGTTATCGTAAAAAATGATGGATATAAGACAGAAAATGAAATCATTGAATATGGCACTGAAAAAATAACCATAAATGTTGGAGAAACCCCAGGTATCAACCTAACCCTAATTCTAACAATAATTATCGGAGCATCCTTACTCTTAACTAAACTTAGAGATGTAACAGAATGA
- a CDS encoding class I SAM-dependent methyltransferase, with the protein MNKDREFDESEWNERYKKGRHRREDPSPFLSKKIEKLTTGNALDIACGAGRNSIYLAEKGYQVDAIDLSSEALKIAQKRAREKKVEVNWIHTDVLKYDIESEKYDLITLSYFHIKDENQIQKIINGLKKGGYLIWESHIKADIEIDIGPETDEVRYERGQLLSLLKPLTVIEYIEKIEETIQGKRAIVKVLARKK; encoded by the coding sequence ATGAATAAAGATAGAGAGTTCGATGAATCGGAATGGAATGAAAGATATAAAAAAGGACGACATAGAAGAGAAGACCCATCACCATTCCTATCTAAAAAAATTGAAAAACTTACCACAGGAAACGCCCTTGACATCGCATGTGGAGCAGGAAGAAACTCAATCTATCTAGCCGAAAAAGGCTATCAAGTTGACGCAATAGACCTATCAAGCGAAGCATTAAAAATAGCACAAAAAAGAGCTAGAGAAAAAAAAGTTGAAGTAAACTGGATCCACACAGACGTTCTAAAATATGATATCGAGTCTGAAAAATATGATTTAATAACGCTTAGCTATTTTCACATAAAAGACGAAAACCAAATCCAAAAAATAATCAACGGCCTAAAAAAAGGCGGCTATTTGATTTGGGAAAGCCACATTAAAGCGGACATAGAAATCGATATCGGTCCAGAAACCGATGAAGTAAGATATGAAAGAGGCCAACTACTATCACTACTAAAACCACTAACCGTTATAGAGTACATCGAGAAAATCGAAGAAACGATACAAGGAAAACGAGCTATAGTGAAAGTCTTAGCAAGGAAAAAATAA
- a CDS encoding carbohydrate kinase family protein, whose protein sequence is MDVVGVGNLNLDRLLFTKQLAERGGESPITRIEESAGGSAYNTISWLSKSNLELGFIGAIGNDVESELVLKHLEKNGIDSTMVQRKKGRTGTAISIVDSEGDRTLYTYGGVGSNIELEKIDPKYLSKPQLIHISSFLDEKGLKLTKNILKTENRYSYNPGPLCRQYGLKKLKPIINKIDILFLSKNELKYLVEDEIDKAADKLLKTGVKNVVVTLGSQGAALYREDGNYKATANKVDVVDATGAGDAFAAGFIDGYLKNKNPETCLKQGNQMASQCLKKIGGSHIPEYQN, encoded by the coding sequence ATTGGCAGAAAGAGGTGGAGAATCACCAATAACCCGTATTGAGGAATCAGCAGGAGGTTCAGCATACAACACTATTTCATGGCTATCAAAATCCAACCTAGAACTTGGTTTCATAGGAGCTATTGGGAATGACGTTGAATCAGAACTGGTCCTAAAACACCTCGAGAAAAATGGAATAGATAGCACCATGGTTCAGAGGAAAAAAGGTAGAACGGGAACAGCAATCAGTATAGTAGATTCAGAAGGAGACCGAACTTTATATACCTATGGCGGGGTTGGCTCGAATATAGAACTAGAGAAAATCGACCCTAAATACCTATCAAAACCCCAATTGATACATATAAGTTCATTTCTGGATGAAAAAGGACTCAAATTGACTAAAAACATCTTAAAAACAGAAAACAGATATAGCTACAACCCTGGACCACTCTGCAGACAGTATGGCCTTAAAAAACTAAAACCAATAATCAATAAAATCGATATACTGTTTTTAAGCAAAAATGAACTTAAATACCTAGTCGAAGATGAAATAGATAAAGCTGCAGATAAACTACTTAAAACCGGAGTTAAAAACGTAGTCGTAACTCTGGGTAGTCAGGGAGCAGCGTTATATAGAGAGGATGGAAATTATAAAGCAACTGCAAATAAAGTGGATGTAGTTGATGCAACAGGTGCTGGCGACGCTTTTGCAGCTGGATTTATAGATGGATATCTTAAAAATAAAAACCCCGAAACCTGCTTAAAACAAGGAAATCAAATGGCTTCACAATGTCTTAAAAAAATAGGAGGAAGCCACATCCCAGAATACCAGAATTGA